A section of the Chryseobacterium ginsenosidimutans genome encodes:
- a CDS encoding BT_3928 family protein, with protein sequence MIKGLLRLLIAVIFILSGFVKAVDLVGFSFKMEEYFAPNVFNMPFFEKFALPLSVIVVVLELLLGFMLLLKLKLKFTLSALIGLCIFFGFLTFYSAYFNVVTDCGCFGDAIKFTPWQSFIKDIVLLAGLIVVFILYRKEFKKKDAYSYSSKKESGNKFKYILLAIFSIGMILVGAHGIVYEPIIDFRDYKIGTDLKAEKAKINKNPSEYKTFYSLKNSKTGEVLKVNQDDYIKETKYWAEGSPWKIEEGKNESVLVKEGYKSEIAKFKIEDPTGLELTEEVINAPKAILVFSYHPQEVSPELLKQVEAKVKTQGANVVYGVSTLPNTFKTIKNTMMDGTAIKTIARSNPFVLILQNGKIVDKQPAKDYVK encoded by the coding sequence ATGATAAAAGGTTTATTACGTTTGCTAATTGCTGTTATTTTTATCCTTTCCGGCTTTGTAAAAGCGGTGGATCTGGTTGGTTTTTCGTTTAAAATGGAAGAATACTTTGCTCCAAACGTTTTTAACATGCCGTTTTTTGAAAAGTTTGCCCTTCCACTTTCTGTAATTGTTGTGGTTTTGGAGCTACTTCTAGGGTTTATGCTTTTACTAAAATTAAAACTTAAATTTACCCTTTCAGCATTAATCGGGCTTTGTATTTTCTTTGGTTTCCTAACATTTTACTCAGCATATTTCAATGTAGTAACGGACTGCGGATGTTTTGGAGATGCCATTAAATTTACGCCTTGGCAGAGCTTCATTAAAGATATTGTGCTTTTGGCAGGATTAATTGTCGTATTTATCCTTTACAGAAAAGAATTTAAGAAAAAAGATGCGTATAGCTACAGTTCTAAAAAAGAATCAGGAAATAAGTTTAAATATATTCTTTTGGCAATATTTTCAATTGGGATGATTTTAGTTGGAGCTCATGGCATTGTTTACGAACCGATTATCGATTTTCGTGATTATAAAATCGGAACCGATTTAAAGGCAGAAAAAGCAAAAATCAATAAGAATCCATCAGAATATAAAACTTTTTATTCTCTTAAAAACTCGAAAACGGGAGAAGTTTTAAAGGTAAATCAGGACGATTATATTAAAGAAACAAAATATTGGGCGGAAGGTTCGCCCTGGAAAATTGAGGAAGGAAAAAACGAATCTGTTTTGGTAAAAGAGGGTTACAAATCTGAAATCGCTAAGTTTAAAATTGAAGATCCGACAGGATTAGAATTGACTGAAGAAGTCATCAATGCTCCAAAAGCCATTTTAGTTTTCTCTTATCATCCGCAGGAAGTTTCCCCTGAATTATTGAAACAGGTTGAAGCTAAAGTCAAAACTCAGGGTGCAAATGTTGTGTACGGTGTTTCAACGCTTCCGAACACTTTCAAAACTATCAAAAATACAATGATGGACGGAACTGCCATTAAAACCATTGCCAGAAGCAATCCTTTTGTTTTAATCCTGCAAAACGGAAAAATTGTAGACAAACAGCCTGCAAAAGACTATGTGAAATAG
- the tpiA gene encoding triose-phosphate isomerase, translating to MRRKIVAGNWKMNKNVIDAQQLMVQLLSYKNNNATNCEVWIAPPSLYLMMAKDIFEKDEIGVFAQDMSEHESGAYTGEISADMLESIDATGSLIGHSERRQYHGETDSHCNRKIKLALDKGLIPVYCNGETLEQRKAGQHFEVVKNQTEVALFTLSAEEIKKVVIAYEPVWAIGTGETATPEQAQEIHAHIRSTIAAKYGQEVADEVSILYGGSVKPDNAKEIFSQPDIDGGLIGGAALKLEDFSKIIEGFN from the coding sequence ATGAGAAGAAAAATAGTTGCAGGAAACTGGAAAATGAACAAAAATGTAATTGACGCGCAACAATTAATGGTTCAATTACTTAGCTATAAAAACAACAATGCTACAAACTGTGAAGTTTGGATCGCCCCTCCATCTTTATATTTAATGATGGCAAAAGATATCTTCGAAAAAGACGAAATCGGAGTTTTCGCACAGGATATGAGTGAGCACGAAAGCGGAGCTTATACAGGAGAAATTTCTGCTGATATGCTAGAATCAATCGATGCAACAGGTTCATTAATCGGACACTCTGAAAGAAGACAATATCACGGTGAAACAGATTCTCACTGTAATAGAAAAATAAAATTGGCTTTAGATAAAGGTTTAATTCCTGTTTACTGCAATGGTGAAACTTTGGAGCAAAGAAAAGCAGGTCAACATTTTGAAGTGGTAAAAAACCAGACTGAAGTTGCCCTTTTCACGCTTTCTGCGGAAGAAATTAAGAAAGTTGTGATTGCTTACGAACCGGTTTGGGCTATCGGAACAGGTGAAACTGCCACTCCTGAACAAGCTCAGGAAATCCACGCTCACATCAGAAGCACCATCGCTGCAAAATACGGACAGGAAGTTGCTGATGAGGTTTCTATTCTTTATGGAGGTTCTGTAAAACCGGATAACGCAAAAGAAATTTTCTCTCAACCAGATATCGACGGTGGTTTGATAGGTGGAGCAGCTTTGAAACTGGAGGATTTCTCTAAAATTATTGAAGGCTTTAATTAA
- a CDS encoding tellurite resistance TerB family protein produces the protein MQKSNKSIAGYHLLMILSSVDGEFAPEEGMLVQQYLADEFPFKVDLDNELEVIALLQPEEWKGHFEFHARCFFDDSTEEERKSFIQFAKTLIKADNKVTDEEHTFYTLLKKLWNI, from the coding sequence ATGCAAAAATCAAATAAATCGATCGCCGGTTACCATTTATTGATGATTCTTTCCTCTGTAGACGGAGAATTTGCTCCCGAAGAAGGCATGCTTGTTCAGCAATATTTAGCAGATGAATTTCCTTTTAAAGTGGATTTGGATAATGAACTTGAAGTGATTGCTTTGCTTCAACCCGAAGAATGGAAAGGTCATTTTGAATTCCATGCCCGTTGTTTTTTCGACGATTCTACGGAAGAAGAGCGTAAAAGTTTCATTCAATTTGCAAAAACATTGATTAAAGCTGATAATAAAGTAACTGACGAAGAGCATACTTTTTATACGCTTTTGAAAAAACTTTGGAATATTTAA
- the folP gene encoding dihydropteroate synthase — protein MQKHSSSINYYSVNCNGKLVDLSIPKIMGILNLTPDSFSDGGKFNNERSALEHTEKLLKEGAEIIDIGPQSTRPNAEFLSAEEEIKRIGNIISLIKKELPEALISLDTFYAETVKFGFNEGIDIINDISGGHFDDKMFDTVAETKLPYILMHVNPSYETMHNKIKFADITLSLNQYFSEKTTELLKKGVNDIILDPGFGFGKTVEDQMKMIDEVEYLGFEKFPLLIGISRKSFIYKPLGKSALDINKETQKLHFKVLQQGAKILRVHDVAEAKKIVDEFLNQKFLLEIQV, from the coding sequence ATGCAAAAACATTCATCATCTATCAATTATTACTCCGTAAACTGCAACGGAAAATTGGTTGATTTGTCTATTCCGAAAATCATGGGAATTCTGAATCTTACTCCCGATTCATTTTCTGACGGTGGAAAATTTAATAATGAAAGATCTGCGTTGGAACATACGGAAAAGTTATTGAAAGAAGGGGCGGAAATCATCGATATCGGACCACAATCAACACGTCCGAATGCAGAATTTTTAAGTGCTGAAGAAGAAATTAAAAGAATTGGAAATATAATTTCTTTAATTAAAAAAGAACTTCCGGAAGCCTTGATTTCTTTAGATACGTTTTATGCTGAAACGGTAAAGTTTGGTTTTAACGAAGGAATTGATATTATTAATGATATTTCGGGTGGTCATTTTGACGATAAAATGTTTGATACAGTCGCAGAAACGAAACTTCCTTATATTTTGATGCACGTAAATCCTTCGTATGAAACGATGCATAATAAAATAAAGTTTGCGGATATTACCCTTTCCCTGAATCAGTATTTTTCTGAAAAAACAACTGAGTTATTAAAAAAAGGAGTCAATGATATTATTCTTGATCCCGGTTTCGGTTTCGGAAAAACGGTGGAAGACCAGATGAAAATGATCGATGAGGTGGAATATTTAGGATTTGAAAAATTTCCTTTATTAATTGGAATTTCGAGAAAATCCTTTATTTACAAACCGCTTGGGAAATCTGCTTTGGACATCAATAAAGAAACTCAGAAATTGCATTTTAAAGTTTTGCAGCAGGGAGCAAAAATTTTGAGGGTTCACGATGTTGCAGAAGCTAAGAAAATAGTTGATGAATTTTTGAATCAAAAATTCTTATTGGAAATACAGGTTTAG
- a CDS encoding DUF1599 domain-containing protein encodes MSETSVQFEEIIGQCRELFSKKLQDYGAAWRVLRPSSITDQIYIKVNRIRTLQMTDKKMVDESEEDEFIAIVNYSIIGLIQLEKGFSNDFNENKEEILSLYDKYSHETKALMERKNHDYGEAWRDMRISSITDLIYQKVLRTKQIEDNQGITIVSEGLDANYFDMLNYAVFCLIKFSEKENNVESKTI; translated from the coding sequence ATGTCAGAAACATCAGTACAGTTCGAGGAAATTATTGGTCAGTGCCGTGAACTTTTCAGTAAAAAATTACAGGATTACGGTGCGGCATGGAGGGTTTTGAGACCGAGTTCAATTACGGACCAGATTTACATTAAAGTCAACAGAATCCGCACATTACAGATGACCGACAAAAAAATGGTGGATGAAAGTGAAGAAGACGAATTCATTGCTATTGTAAACTACTCTATCATCGGGCTTATTCAGCTTGAAAAAGGTTTTTCCAATGATTTTAATGAAAATAAAGAAGAGATTTTAAGTCTTTACGATAAATATTCCCACGAAACGAAAGCTTTAATGGAAAGAAAAAACCATGATTATGGTGAAGCTTGGAGAGATATGAGAATTTCTTCGATCACGGATTTAATTTATCAAAAAGTTTTAAGAACAAAGCAAATCGAAGATAATCAAGGCATTACCATCGTTTCTGAAGGTTTAGATGCCAATTATTTCGATATGCTGAATTATGCAGTTTTCTGTTTAATAAAATTCTCCGAAAAAGAAAACAACGTCGAATCCAAAACTATTTAA